A genomic stretch from Flavobacterium humidisoli includes:
- a CDS encoding FISUMP domain-containing protein, whose product MQCRCSDYYNSAVGEPTANEGLLCHWSAAINGSTAARAQGVCLSGWHVPSDCEWMFLENTLGMTVANQIATGERYSGCVRTDLKIGGSSGVSGLRSGNGNFVPAFFDRGSVGIFWPPSVRGSYTLYRYLP is encoded by the coding sequence TTGCAGTGCAGGTGCAGCGATTATTACAACAGTGCCGTAGGCGAACCTACAGCCAACGAAGGCCTATTGTGCCATTGGTCGGCGGCAATAAACGGCAGTACGGCAGCACGCGCTCAGGGAGTCTGCCTTTCAGGCTGGCATGTTCCTTCGGACTGCGAGTGGATGTTTTTGGAAAATACCTTGGGTATGACAGTAGCCAATCAAATAGCTACAGGAGAAAGATATTCTGGCTGCGTCAGAACAGATCTAAAAATTGGTGGTTCTTCCGGGGTTTCGGGTTTGAGGTCTGGAAATGGCAATTTTGTGCCGGCTTTCTTCGATCGTGGCAGTGTCGGTATCTTTTGGCCACCGTCGGTTCGTGGCTCTTATACGTTATATCGCTACTTGCCCTAG
- a CDS encoding DUF6515 family protein: MYYEKDGRAYKAVAPTAGTLVDKLPEGGEEVTRGDAKYVKRGETYCQSVQVTVKTNTRLLTLGKIVEIMKRSPLMWDLEVYLSVSGT, translated from the coding sequence ATCTATTATGAAAAAGATGGAAGGGCTTATAAAGCAGTCGCTCCGACCGCTGGAACTTTAGTAGATAAGCTGCCAGAAGGAGGTGAAGAAGTTACTAGAGGTGACGCCAAATACGTAAAACGTGGAGAAACGTACTGCCAATCTGTTCAAGTTACGGTAAAGACAAATACGAGGCTGTTGACATTGGGAAAGATAGTTGAAATTATGAAACGGTCTCCGCTTATGTGGGACCTAGAGGTTTATTTGTCTGTAAGTGGAACCTGA